In the Oscillospiraceae bacterium genome, AGAAAAGCTCGGCTGGCTTGCACCGCTTGAATTGCGACGCCAATTGACGACAGCGTAGCGATAACTCATTTCACTCACCCATATTTTTACTTTTCGCTTGTCTACTTGACAGGGGGCGCGGCATTTATGTCTGGATATCCCCCCCGTCGCCGCCTTATCCACGGCAAGGTCGGTAGTTTATAAACCCTGTGCCACAATTTTGGTAACGCAGGGTTTCGTTCCCTTATTCACCGAGGATGTTGCTTTTGCAAGCACTAGTTGGATACCATTCACAAGTGCCGCAAATATCATCCATTATGGCACTTGTCATCTGTTCGTTGATTTTTGAGATAATATTTTTGTATTGATACTGCCTTTCTTCAACCCCAAAGTAATCAACCACTTTTTGGTCAAAAAAAGTTACTTTTTCGTTGGAGCTGCATAAATCATCTCCAAGTTTTTTCGGGCACTCCTCGCAAATGTCATCTGTGGAGAATACAATTTGAATTGTTACATTCGCATCACTTCGCAAGAGGTTTACGATAGCGGTCATATTCTCGACAAAGGTATCGCTGTATCCACTTCCACTAAATCCCTGTGTGCAAAGCAAGTGATGGGGACGCAATTTCATAAGTGCATTTCTCCCTTTGCCGCAACTCGTTCACAACGCTCTAAATAGACACACCCATGACAAACATCTGCAAGTTTTTGGGGATTCAGGATCTGGTCACACAATTTGTCTCGTAAACTGCTCCAAGGGGCAGGATCGTCTGTGACTTGGTCGCATAGTGAAAGGACTTTCTCGTCAGATGTTGTTACCTCATGTTCTTTACTGCACACGCCAATTTCATTATGTGGACAATGCGTACATATCACATCAAGCGCAAAAGTCATCGTGATTGCTTTTGTTGGATCAGCGGCAATCTCATAAAGCAAACTACGCATGATGTTTGAGTACGGTGTACTGTGTCCCGCTGGATTAAATAGCAAAAGACATAAAGTGTGGTGCGGGCGCAGGAATAGCTGCTTTGTATGTAACATGGATTTTCCCCCTTGCTATCAGTTTGCGATATAGTATTTTTCCAATGCCTTTCTCATGATTGGAGTAATCACAAAAACGAGACCCATCTTGAGTAGCTCAATCAAGATAAACGGAGTAAAGGCAAGGAAAAATGCCGATTGCAGACTGGATCCTGTGATAAGGGCAAACTGGATTGTTCCCATCGAGAGGTTGAGAAGAGATCCCAAAATGAGTCCGAGAGCCAGCCAAATGAGTTTCTTCCTATCAGCGGAAAAACCAACAATAAATGCCATAAGAGGATAAGATAGAATATACCCGCCGGTAGGCCCTATGATGAAATGAAATCCACCATGAAATCCTGCAAACACGGGAAGCCCCACCGCTCCCAATAGCACATATACAAAAGCCGCAATTGCCCCTTTTTTCGCCCCCAATACAGCGGCGACAAACGGAATGATGAAGGTCTGCAAGGTCATAGGCACGCCACCCGGCAAGGGGACGGCAAGCTGAGAAACGGCAACAATCAAGGCGACAAAAACACTGATGACACACATATCACGGATGGACATTTTAGATTGATTCATATTAAAGGTTCCTCCTACTTTGTTTTTGCAAAGAGTATAACAGAGGATGCCCTTATTGTCAACTCAAAATGTTTTTAGGTTGACAATAAGGATTTGAAGGGATTCGCCCACAGCATAAGCATATAGCATACTCCAACCCCGCAAGAACGCCACGCCGTGATAAGTGAGATTATTAACACTCAAAGGTGGCTGCACCCCCATTGTAACTCCGGCGCACCCACGGGACAAGATAACGGCGCATTATCCTATTCCGTGGGTTTTGTGTTTTTGTGCCAACAGTCGGGTCGCAAAACTAAATCAAAATTGCGTTCATTCTGACTGCCAATTTGGACGAAAAACTCACAAACCCCACATCTACAATCATCGCAAAAACTCCAAAACCTTACTCCCGCCGCCGCGCAAAACAAGCCCTTGGGCGCGACTTAACTTCGGGACAAATTGCAGTGCCCCCTGTCAAGTAGACAGATGAAAAATAGCGTTTACACCAAGAAAGGAGCATTACAACGCGAAATATATCGACATCAAAGCGCACCAAAACCCGCGACATCGGCATGGAGCGGTAGGCATGGCGAGAGATGGGTCTGTGTTTCACAGCCTATCGAAAAGGCTTGATTTCCGGGTGGTTTTATGGTATACTCACGCCGTGGGTAGAAACATTATCTACTCTACGCACACACGCACCCATCGGCGCGTGAAGTTTATATTAGGTGCAGGATAATTGAATGAGATTATTCCATGTTAGCGAAGACCCAAATGTTGAAATATTTCATCCACGACTTCCACGGCGGGAAGAACTCGACCCGCACATTGGGTTAGTTTGGTCGCTAACCGAACCTGCGTTGCCTAACTGGTTGTTTCCGCGTGATTGCCCTCGTGTTGGCTATCGAGATTGTGATAATGTTACCCCGGAAGACATGAAAAGATTTTTTACATCGGGAGCGCGCCATATCGTTGCCATAGAAAACGATTGGCATGAACGACAACTTAATGCAACGCTCTATGTTTATGAGTTTGACCCGACAAACTTCTACTTTGACGAAGTTGCTGGGTTTTATGTCAGCCAAAAATCTGAAATCCCCATTGATATGGTAACCTACACAAATCTTTATGCAGAACTGTTTAATCGCGGTGCAGAAGTGCGGATAGTTGATAATCTTTGGGCTTTGCGTGATACTGTGTTTGCTTCATCACTTACAAAGTGGTCATTTTGCAAAATGGCAAACGCAAAACCCCGACCATAAATACAGCGCACCTAATAAGCAATCTACACCGGAGAATTTATATGTATTACTATTTAAACGGCACAGTCGCGCATTATGAACAAGACCTTGTTGTGTTGGACGTTGGTGGGATTGGCTATGCTTGTCACACAACGCTGGCGACTATTGCGCGATTAACGATTGGAACGCCTGTCAAACTGTATACGCACTTACAAGTCAAGGAAGACGCGCAAGACATCTACGCTTTTTTCTCGTTGGAAGAAAAGGCTTGTTTTCTGCGCCTAATTTCAGTCAGCGGCGTCGGGCCGCGATCGGCATTAAACATTCTGTCGATTTGTACCCCCGATCAGTTGGCATTGGCCGT is a window encoding:
- a CDS encoding DUF1284 domain-containing protein, with amino-acid sequence MLHTKQLFLRPHHTLCLLLFNPAGHSTPYSNIMRSLLYEIAADPTKAITMTFALDVICTHCPHNEIGVCSKEHEVTTSDEKVLSLCDQVTDDPAPWSSLRDKLCDQILNPQKLADVCHGCVYLERCERVAAKGEMHL
- a CDS encoding biotin transporter BioY, producing MNQSKMSIRDMCVISVFVALIVAVSQLAVPLPGGVPMTLQTFIIPFVAAVLGAKKGAIAAFVYVLLGAVGLPVFAGFHGGFHFIIGPTGGYILSYPLMAFIVGFSADRKKLIWLALGLILGSLLNLSMGTIQFALITGSSLQSAFFLAFTPFILIELLKMGLVFVITPIMRKALEKYYIAN
- the ruvA gene encoding Holliday junction branch migration protein RuvA; translation: MYYYLNGTVAHYEQDLVVLDVGGIGYACHTTLATIARLTIGTPVKLYTHLQVKEDAQDIYAFFSLEEKACFLRLISVSGVGPRSALNILSICTPDQLALAVATEDDKALTQAAGVGKKMAQRIILELKDKLAQLPQDSGIALPSTIDIGVQSNLRQAQAALQQLGYTPSEAGQAVKGLNAEDSVEHLLSAALKKLV
- a CDS encoding DUF1284 domain-containing protein produces the protein MKLRPHHLLCTQGFSGSGYSDTFVENMTAIVNLLRSDANVTIQIVFSTDDICEECPKKLGDDLCSSNEKVTFFDQKVVDYFGVEERQYQYKNIISKINEQMTSAIMDDICGTCEWYPTSACKSNILGE